GTCCAGTCGAGATTGGTCATCGTGCCCACGCCGTCGCGCACCGGGCCGGCGACGGCGACGCAGGCGGCGCGGCAGTCCACGTCGTCCTCCTCCGCGATATAGCGGCAGAGCACGGTCTCGAGGCTGTCGTGCCCGTCGTTGGAATAGCGGCGCACGGTGTCGGGCAGCAGCCGCACCCCGTCGGCGAGGGCCACGCGCGTGTTCGTCCCGCCGATATCGGCCACGAGGGTGAGGGTGTCGGCGGGATGCTTGCTCATCGGGTCAGGTCCTTTCCAGACAGGTCTTGAGCATGTGATAAGAGGCTTTCGGGGTGCGCTGCAACGTCTCGAAGTCGACATGCACGATCCCGAAGCGTTTCTCGTAGCCGAAGGCCCATTCGTAATTGTCGAGCAGCGACCAGTAGAAGAAGCCCGCGAGGTTGACGCCATCGGCGCGCGCGCGGTGCATCGCGGCGAGGTGGTCGCGGATATAGGCGCAGCGTTCGGGATCGTCCACCCTGCCGTCCCGGACGCGGTCGTCCCAGGCCATGCCGTTTTCCGTCACCACGACCGGCAGGCCGCCGACGTGGTCGCGCGCGAGCCGGGTCAGGATGCGGTGTAGCCCCTCGGGAAAGATCTCCCATCCCATCTGGGTGGTCGCGCGATGGCCCTGCGCGGTGCGGGTCGGCGGCCAGCCCGTCGCCTCCGGGTCATGGGCGTGCAGGTTGCGCGTGTAGTAGTTGACGCCGAGCCAGTCGAGCGGGGCGCCGATCTGGCCGGAGAGATCCTCTTCCCAGCCCTCCGGCAGGTGCGGGGCGAGGCCCTCGAGCGCCTCGGCGGGATAGCGTCCGCGGGTGATCGCCTCGATGAACCAGCGGTTGCGGAGCGCGTCCTCGATCGCGGCGGCCTCCAGGTCGCCGGGCGCATCGGAGGCGGGCTGGGCATCTTCGAAGTTGAGAACGATGCCGAGCCCGTCGCGCCCGCGCCCGCGCAGGCGGGTCATCGCCTCGCCATGGGCCTTGAGCACATGGTGCATCGCCCGCGCGCCGGCGCGGATGTCGCGCAGGCCCGGCGCGTGGCCGCCGAGGAAATGCGACAGCCAGGCCACGCACCACGGTTCGTTGATCGTCGCGATCCTCTCCATCCGGTCGCCGATCCGCGCATCGACGATTTCCGCGAAATCCCCGAACCAGTTGTGCACGTCCGGATTGGTCCAGCCGCCGAGATCGGCGAGGGCGGAGGGCATGTCCCAGTGATAGAGCGTCAGCACCGGCGCGAGCCCGCGCGCAAGTAGCGCGTCCGTGAGCCGGTCGTAATAGTCGAGCCCGGCCTCGTTCACCGCGCCGCGCCCCTCGGGAAGGATCCGGGCCCAGCTCGTCGAGAAGCGGTAGGCGTCGAAATTGCCGGCGGCGAGCAGGTCGAGATCCTCGGCATAGCGGTGATACTGGTCGCAGGCGGTCGCGCCGTCCTCGTTGTGCACCACGTTGCCGGGGCCGGCCGCGAAACTGTCCCAGTGGGTCGGGCCGGCGCCGCCGAAGCGGTGGCCTTCGACCTGATAGGCGGCGGTGGCGGCGCCGAACAGGAAGCCTTCGGGAAAATCGGCGCGGGTGAGCGGGTCTGTCATCGGCTGCTCCTCGTCGCGGGGTCTCTCGGTCCGGTCTTGTTCTAGCCCGCCGGCGCGGGAAACCCAAACGCGGTGGTCGCGCCAACAGGATGCGGTCAGGGTGCGGGGGCGGGGCCGGTCGTGTCCCCGATGATGAGCTCGGCCTCGAGCAGCACATGTTGCGGCGGGAGGGCCGGCACGGCGATCTGTCCGAGCAGGAGCTCGGCGCAGATGCGCCCGGCCTGCCGCACCGAGGAGCGCGTGGCGGTGAAGATCGGTTCGACCTTGCCGTTGCGCAGGTAGGAAAGTTCGTCGTCATGCACGACGAGCGAGACGTCGCGCCCGATCCGCAGCCCGGCGGCGTCGAGCGCACGGCGCGCGCCGAAGCCGATCAGGATCGAGGAGGCGA
The nucleotide sequence above comes from Celeribacter indicus. Encoded proteins:
- a CDS encoding GH1 family beta-glucosidase, whose protein sequence is MTDPLTRADFPEGFLFGAATAAYQVEGHRFGGAGPTHWDSFAAGPGNVVHNEDGATACDQYHRYAEDLDLLAAGNFDAYRFSTSWARILPEGRGAVNEAGLDYYDRLTDALLARGLAPVLTLYHWDMPSALADLGGWTNPDVHNWFGDFAEIVDARIGDRMERIATINEPWCVAWLSHFLGGHAPGLRDIRAGARAMHHVLKAHGEAMTRLRGRGRDGLGIVLNFEDAQPASDAPGDLEAAAIEDALRNRWFIEAITRGRYPAEALEGLAPHLPEGWEEDLSGQIGAPLDWLGVNYYTRNLHAHDPEATGWPPTRTAQGHRATTQMGWEIFPEGLHRILTRLARDHVGGLPVVVTENGMAWDDRVRDGRVDDPERCAYIRDHLAAMHRARADGVNLAGFFYWSLLDNYEWAFGYEKRFGIVHVDFETLQRTPKASYHMLKTCLERT